In Lagopus muta isolate bLagMut1 chromosome 6, bLagMut1 primary, whole genome shotgun sequence, one DNA window encodes the following:
- the LOC125695549 gene encoding translation initiation factor IF-2-like gives MSEHSPLPRSEETAPVCSLCSPLLPPILPAVCPQPAAPAPGGSQAVEGCRKVGAAAGPGLFCDGSTCGVGPVNRRLQNLQRSALFRLGRIPKPFQIFASRISSGHGRAPKQGSPRPSAHLPPGGPRLGPQGRCGRHRARHLHLAARGSPPGHRAVPARNGRMLLGVEPGRGFSRPGRPEKRGGLETSGKQLESNRLPQPFPYSPHKREVKAPAPAAGSKAARGRTSPSKRCGRTACALHGVPQPAPGPRRRDHAAPRSPEVASRPRLGSERTASGAGRGGRSAGVPTHTAGTFPFSALKLGPIQISGGQNDGRTALIDNSRQTIHVRSCPRANATKPTGGHFWDGVVVPGRRGSRRCSRALKRLPGGVPLCAAVPTS, from the exons ATGAGCGAGCACAGCCCGCTCCCGCGGAGCGAGGAGACCGCTCCCGTCTGCTCCCTCtgttcccctctgctcccccccaTCCTCCCCGCCGTCTGCCCGCAGCCCGCCGCTCCCGCACCCGGGGGATCCCAGGCCGTGGAAGGGTGCAGGAAGGTCGGGGCTGCTGCTGGACCCGGTCTTTTCTGCGATGGATCAACATGTGGAGTTGGTCCCGTTAACCGCCGGCTCCAAAATCTACAAC GTTCTGCGTTATTCCGCCTGGGAAGAATACCGAAACCCTTTCAAATCTTCGCCTCCCGCATTTCCAGCGGACACGGCCGGGCGCCGAAGCAAGGGAGCCCTCGGCCATCAGCGCATCTCCCTCCCGGTGGCCCCCGGCTCGGCCCGCAGGGACGCTGCGGAAGGCACCGCGCCCGGCACCTGCACCTCGCGGCACGAGGCAGCCCGCCGGGACACCGGGCGGTGCCGGCACGGAACGGGCGGATGCTCCTCGGAGTCGAGCCGGGACGCGGCTTCAGCCGACCGGGGCGGCCCGAGAAGAGGGGCGGTCTGGAAACTTCAGGGAAACAGCTGGAGTCAAATCGGCTCCCGCAGCCGTTTCCTTACAGTCCGCACAAGCGAGAGGTAAAGGCTCCCGCCCCCGCTGCGGGGTCGAAAGCGGCTCGGGGCCGCACGTCCCCTTCGAAGCGTTGCGGGCGCACCGCTTGCGCCCTGCACGGGGTCCCGCAGCCCGCACCCGGGCCCCGCCGGCGAGATCACGCCGCGCCCCGCAGCCCAGAGGTCGCATCCCGGCCTCGGCTCGGTTCAGAACGCACAGCCAGCGGCGCCGGGCGCGGCGGCCGTTCTGCCGGGGTACCGACCCACACGGCCGGGACCTTCCCATTCTCTGCCCTCAAACTCGGTCCGATCCAAATCTCGGGCGGGCAGAATGATGGCCGAACGGCTTTGATCGATAATTCCCGGCAAACGATCCACGTCCGATCCTGCCCCCGGGCTAACGCCACGAAACCAACCGGCGGGCATTTCTGGGACGGGGTCGTTGTACCGGGAAGAAGGGGCTCACGGAGATGCTCCCGAGCCCTGAAGCGCCTCCCAGGCGGCGTTCCGCTCTGCGCCGCCGTGCCGACCAGTTAA